A segment of the Paracoccus suum genome:
GTTCCCCTGCGGTGACGATCCGGGTCTGGCCGGGCATGGCCAGGCCTACCGCCTCGGCGATGGCGTCCCCCGCGCGGTCCAGATCAGCGCGGATGGTTATCATCCCCAGGCCCTCGACCGGCACCACGCGCGCCAGGGCCGTCATCACCTCAGCCATTGGCCCCCGTCCCTTCCTTGTCATAAAAGACCGGATCGACGATCCGCGCCTTGACCGAGGGGCCGCCGGGGACCGGAAACTCCAGTTCCTCGCCCATCCGCTCGGGGCCGTTATGGACCAGCCCCATCGCGATAGGCCGGCCCAGGGTCGGCGATGCATAGGTCGAGGTCACGCGGCCCTGCACGTTGCGCTGGCCATTGGCGTTGGACCCAGGCGCCACGGCATAGGCGCCGTCTGGCAGCATCCGCCCGTCGAGGCTTTCGAGGCCGACCAGCCGCCAGCGGTCGGGGCTGGCCATGTGGCTGCGCTCTTGCGCGCGCTTGCCGATATAGTCCGGCTTTTTCTTGCTAATCGCCCAGCCGAGGTTCAGGTCCTGTGGGATGACGGTGCCGTCGGTCTCGTCGCCGATCATGATGAAGCCCTTTTCGGCCCGCATGATATGCATCGCCTCGGTGCCATAGGGGGTCACGCCCAGCGGCTTGCCGGCGGCGATCAGTTCCTCCCACAGCGCCAGCCCGTGACCGGCGGGGGTGCAGACCTCAAAGCTCAGCTCGCCCGAGAAGCTGATGCGGTAAATGCGGACCGGGTGGCCGCCAAGCGTGCCCTCGGCCCAGCCCATGAAGGGCAGCGCCTCGGGCGACAGGTCCATGCCGCCGAGGGCTTCCAGCAGCGTGCGCGCGTTGGGGCCGACGACCGCGATCTGGGCCGACTGCTCCGTCAGGTTGGCGGTGTAGACCTGCCAGTCGAACCATTCGCACTGCAGCCAGTCCTCCATATGGCCGTGCATCCGCTCGGCCCCGCCGGTGGTAGTGTGGCAGAGCCACGAATCCTCGGACAGGCGTGCGACGACGCCGTCGTCGGTCAGGAACCCGTTCTCGGTGCAGATGAGGCCGTAGCGGCATTTGCCGACCGGCAGCGAGGACATCATGCCGGTATAGATCATGTCGAGGAAGCGGCCGGCATCCGGCCCCTTCACGAGGATCTTGCCAAGTGTCGAGGCGTCGAGCATGCCGACCCCGCCGCCGCCATGGATGCCGCGCACCGACAGGATCTCGCGATTGACGGCGTCCTGCACGGTCTCGCCGCCCTGCGGATAGGCATAGGGCCGACGCCACAGGCCGACCGGCTCGAACACTGCGCCATGCGCCTCGTGCCAGCCGTGCATGGGCGTGCGGCGCAGTGGCTGGAACAGGGGCCCGCGCGCCTCGCCGGCAATAGCGCCAAAGGTCAGTGGCGTGTAGGGCGGCCGGAAAGTGGTAGTCCCGGTCTGCGGAATGCTCTGCGTCAAGGCATCAGATAGCAACGCAAGTCCGTTGATGTTGCTGGTTTTTCCCTGATCCGTGGCCATGCCGAGCGTGGTGTAGCGCTTGGTGTGCTCGACGCTGGCGAACCCTTCCTGCGCGGCCAGGGCGACGTCGCTGGCCTTCACGTCGTTCTGGAAATCCAGCCAGATCTTGAACCGCGCCTTGCGACTGGCGCGGGCGGGCATCAGCCAGACCGGCTGCATGGGCGCCTCGGGCGCGGCATCGGTCAGCGCGGCAAGGCGCAGATCGCCGGCCGCCGCGCCGATTGCCAGCACATTCGGCGCGCCGTCCGCGCCGATCGGCGGGCGGGCCGGGTCGGGGCGGAAAAAGGCCCCGGCCTCGTCCCACTGCAGCTTGCCGTTGCAATGGCTCCACAGATGGACGACCGGCGACCAGCCCCCGGACATGGCGAGGCAGTCGCAATCGATGGTCTGGGCCACCGCGCCGTCGCCGTCCTGCGCGCACAGCTTGACGGCCGTAAGCTGCAACCGGCCGACCGCCTTGGCGATGCCCGTGCCGGTCAGCACCGGCACGCCCCGATCGCGCACCGCCTGGGGCAGATCGCCCTCGGCCTGCGGGCGGGCGTCGACCACCGCGGCCACCTGCAGCCCCGCGTCGAGCGCCACAAGTGCCGTGCGATAGGCATCGTCGTTATTGGTCACCACCACCAGTCGGCGG
Coding sequences within it:
- a CDS encoding sarcosine oxidase subunit alpha family protein, with the protein product MSAPAPDTAAPGPSRLATGGRLIDRAYSAAFRFDGRHLRGFKGDTIASALLGAGVGLIGRSFKYHRPRGLLAAGAEEPNALVGLGQGGRFEPNQRATTTPLMPGMLTISQNAWPSLAVDVGAINDTLWRFFPAGFYYKTFMHPRPFWKHVFEPVIRRAAGLGKAPTEADPDRYEQAYDFAEVVIVGGGIAGLTAAREAAATGDRVLVLEQEGHWGGRTPVDHPDGQARIDALLAELRDLPNVTLRRRTMATGLYDHGYLLAREAIADHDPNAGLPRQRLWRIRAGRVVTATGAVERPLAFVCNDVPGVMLASAVRDYIVNWAVAPGRRLVVVTNNDDAYRTALVALDAGLQVAAVVDARPQAEGDLPQAVRDRGVPVLTGTGIAKAVGRLQLTAVKLCAQDGDGAVAQTIDCDCLAMSGGWSPVVHLWSHCNGKLQWDEAGAFFRPDPARPPIGADGAPNVLAIGAAAGDLRLAALTDAAPEAPMQPVWLMPARASRKARFKIWLDFQNDVKASDVALAAQEGFASVEHTKRYTTLGMATDQGKTSNINGLALLSDALTQSIPQTGTTTFRPPYTPLTFGAIAGEARGPLFQPLRRTPMHGWHEAHGAVFEPVGLWRRPYAYPQGGETVQDAVNREILSVRGIHGGGGVGMLDASTLGKILVKGPDAGRFLDMIYTGMMSSLPVGKCRYGLICTENGFLTDDGVVARLSEDSWLCHTTTGGAERMHGHMEDWLQCEWFDWQVYTANLTEQSAQIAVVGPNARTLLEALGGMDLSPEALPFMGWAEGTLGGHPVRIYRISFSGELSFEVCTPAGHGLALWEELIAAGKPLGVTPYGTEAMHIMRAEKGFIMIGDETDGTVIPQDLNLGWAISKKKPDYIGKRAQERSHMASPDRWRLVGLESLDGRMLPDGAYAVAPGSNANGQRNVQGRVTSTYASPTLGRPIAMGLVHNGPERMGEELEFPVPGGPSVKARIVDPVFYDKEGTGANG